The following are encoded together in the Sulfoacidibacillus ferrooxidans genome:
- the msrB gene encoding peptide-methionine (R)-S-oxide reductase MsrB produces MMDKDELKRKLTPLQFEVTQHSATEPPFRNEYWDNHQEGLYVNIVSGEPLFSSRDKFDSGCGWPSFTKPISEETIEEKTDRTHGMVRVEVRSKTADAHLGHVFEDGPQELGGLRYCINSASLRFIAKDDLEREGYAEFLSLFN; encoded by the coding sequence ATGATGGATAAAGATGAATTAAAACGCAAGCTAACACCACTGCAATTTGAAGTAACACAACACAGCGCTACAGAACCTCCTTTTCGCAATGAATATTGGGATAATCATCAAGAAGGCCTCTATGTAAACATAGTGTCTGGTGAACCTCTTTTTTCTTCACGCGATAAATTTGATTCCGGATGTGGATGGCCCAGTTTTACAAAACCAATCTCAGAAGAAACCATTGAGGAGAAAACAGATCGAACACACGGCATGGTTCGCGTTGAAGTTCGCAGCAAAACTGCCGATGCGCACTTAGGGCATGTATTTGAAGATGGTCCACAAGAATTAGGTGGTTTGCGCTACTGCATTAACTCAGCTTCGTTACGTTTTATTGCAAAAGATGATTTGGAACGAGAAGGATATGCAGAGTTTCTCTCGCTATTTAATTAG
- a CDS encoding acyl-ACP desaturase gives MPFHNYKLNVFDSHLEPYFTDLYKKHRQRAAAIDWSYHEFIPWELGRSFLTDPWSIEQRTLPSAIYTAVETSLLTEVNLPFFYHHLADTFKGSLQVLQDFIHTWVSEEDQHSSLLETYLIITRNADPHELHRLRKVVVEGGFSPDFDTAMETMVYTTVQELATMVFYNNVAKAANAVDQRLTRLLRRIAKDETLHFAFYRDAVKGYLGADHNFVFYIHKAMTSFSMPGLRMPSFKQRMDVISKQANYGPVSYFNQVFSYLVQFWAIADLRPSRAEAETARQDLLDYTVKLRRISERLASKGLY, from the coding sequence ATGCCATTCCACAATTATAAGCTGAATGTTTTTGATTCACACCTAGAACCGTATTTCACTGATCTTTACAAAAAACATCGTCAACGGGCTGCGGCAATCGACTGGAGTTATCACGAATTCATTCCTTGGGAACTCGGTCGTTCATTCCTTACAGATCCTTGGTCTATCGAACAGCGGACGCTTCCTTCTGCGATCTATACTGCAGTTGAAACTTCGCTATTAACAGAAGTGAATCTTCCTTTCTTTTACCATCACTTAGCTGATACGTTTAAAGGATCGCTACAAGTTTTACAGGACTTTATTCACACTTGGGTATCAGAAGAAGACCAACATTCTTCGCTCCTAGAGACTTATCTCATTATCACTCGCAATGCTGACCCGCATGAACTCCACAGGCTAAGAAAAGTAGTTGTTGAAGGCGGTTTTTCACCAGACTTTGACACAGCCATGGAGACAATGGTCTATACCACTGTGCAGGAACTTGCCACCATGGTTTTCTACAACAATGTTGCAAAAGCAGCAAATGCTGTTGATCAACGACTCACTCGCCTACTACGCAGAATCGCGAAAGATGAAACGCTTCACTTTGCCTTTTACCGCGATGCCGTAAAAGGGTATTTGGGTGCAGATCATAACTTCGTTTTCTACATTCACAAAGCTATGACCAGTTTTTCTATGCCTGGTCTTCGCATGCCTTCATTCAAACAAAGAATGGATGTTATTTCAAAGCAAGCTAATTATGGTCCCGTATCTTACTTCAACCAAGTATTTAGCTATCTTGTTCAGTTTTGGGCTATTGCAGATCTCAGACCAAGTCGAGCTGAAGCAGAAACTGCCAGACAAGATTTGCTCGATTACACAGTAAAGTTACGACGGATTAGCGAACGCTTGGCGAGTAAGGGGCTATACTAA
- a CDS encoding MarC family protein — protein MIIYTIHALVSVFAVMNPLGNLPIFMGLVDGQSLSEQRKTARKAIGIAFLILMIFLVLGQVIFSLFGITVDAFRVAGGILIFGIAYNLLHAKPSHVHAPNSAESEDSADKDDISVTPLATPLIAGPGTIATVMALAAGPNIIENSVAVFIGFSIVLIGTFIIFYYAGSISKHLGQTELNVISRLMGLLLAVIAVQMAVEGLTGLFPGLVH, from the coding sequence TTGATTATTTACACGATCCATGCTCTCGTTTCAGTTTTCGCTGTTATGAATCCTCTCGGTAATTTACCTATCTTCATGGGGCTCGTTGACGGTCAATCTTTATCAGAGCAACGCAAGACCGCGCGAAAAGCAATTGGAATTGCATTTCTGATCTTAATGATTTTCCTCGTCCTGGGCCAGGTTATATTTAGCTTGTTTGGCATCACTGTTGACGCTTTTCGGGTAGCAGGCGGCATTCTTATTTTTGGGATCGCTTACAATCTCCTGCATGCAAAACCTTCTCATGTACATGCGCCAAACTCAGCAGAGTCGGAAGATAGCGCAGATAAAGACGATATTTCAGTCACACCACTAGCTACACCACTTATCGCTGGACCTGGAACTATTGCGACCGTCATGGCACTTGCTGCCGGACCGAATATCATCGAAAATTCCGTTGCTGTCTTCATAGGATTTAGCATAGTACTCATTGGAACCTTTATTATTTTTTACTACGCTGGATCCATTAGTAAACATCTGGGCCAAACCGAACTCAATGTCATCTCTCGTCTTATGGGCTTATTACTAGCCGTTATTGCCGTACAGATGGCAGTTGAAGGACTCACTGGATTATTCCCTGGTTTAGTACACTGA
- the helD gene encoding RNA polymerase recycling motor HelD, with amino-acid sequence MAATEHPDYEIEKNWLAYTRTYIDQVMRDSEKHTEKYKANIKEAMAELDDLDSSQSYINILTNTQFLHVSEQSFRQLSKVHDRPYFCRIDFIPESENQFQKLYIGKTSLFRLEDFAPIIVDWRSPIASVYYDGRIGSVSYETPHGEMHGELLLKRQYTIEKGVLLEIRDIDITTRDELLQASLSASSDSRLTDIIATIQAEQNKMIRADIDRPLIVQGVAGSGKTTIALHRIAYFIYTYAERFSPNEFMILAPNKLFLRFISEVLPELGVEDVKQTTFIDFMWECIGKKYKLIDPNEKLLYLLQEGRQGVELDKVWALQWSATFKGSPAFRELIDDYLQHIEQQFIPNGNLRLGQYVIYTEAEVKDLFVHQYQYLPMYQRIEKIKRVLSAHLKSKSKIIIRKTAKNYEDQIEDALDQIMDPKERHETVVRLMDERDEVLADLQLQVKVIVKKYMVGMPKLDVYRHYIECIRYVSGIEHKEVERGSIRWMLQDTLQRLEKKQIEIEDSAALLYLQQHLYGVKHVHIKTVVIDEAQDFSIFQLIVLKEIIHTELFTILGDLSQGIHSYRSLHHWDEVIKYVFPRANYLQLEQSYRTTIEIMHFANAVISLGRLHGQALATSVVRHGPLPEVQSCVDIRSLVHMIQDEVVRIHEEGMKSIAVIAKTPDECQKVKREFECMGNLSTIVLGEDEAMQPNCIAIVPVHIAKGLEFDAVFIVTVDEQFVANDIDSKLLYVACTRALHRLFLFQLGSGGYPTEDIDRSLYQ; translated from the coding sequence ATGGCTGCCACAGAACATCCCGATTATGAAATAGAAAAAAATTGGTTAGCTTATACCAGGACATACATCGATCAAGTGATGAGAGATAGTGAAAAACATACGGAGAAATATAAAGCTAATATAAAGGAAGCTATGGCTGAGCTAGATGATCTAGATAGCAGTCAAAGTTACATTAACATCCTAACAAATACGCAGTTTTTACATGTTTCTGAACAAAGTTTCCGGCAATTAAGCAAAGTTCATGATCGACCTTATTTTTGTCGCATTGATTTTATACCTGAGTCGGAGAATCAATTTCAAAAATTATACATAGGTAAAACTTCGTTATTTCGCCTTGAAGATTTTGCACCTATTATCGTGGATTGGAGATCTCCAATTGCGAGTGTGTACTATGATGGTCGGATCGGTTCGGTCTCATATGAGACCCCACACGGAGAAATGCATGGGGAATTGTTATTAAAACGACAATATACAATTGAAAAAGGAGTTCTCTTAGAAATTCGGGATATTGATATCACTACGCGCGATGAGCTCTTACAAGCTTCTTTGTCCGCTTCATCGGATAGTCGATTGACAGATATCATTGCGACTATTCAGGCGGAACAAAATAAGATGATTCGAGCGGATATCGATCGTCCATTAATTGTACAAGGCGTAGCTGGAAGTGGCAAAACAACGATTGCTTTGCATCGAATAGCTTATTTTATTTACACCTATGCAGAACGATTTTCACCCAATGAGTTTATGATTTTAGCGCCCAATAAGCTATTTCTGCGCTTTATCTCAGAAGTTCTCCCAGAACTTGGTGTAGAAGATGTAAAACAAACTACTTTTATCGACTTTATGTGGGAATGCATCGGTAAAAAATATAAACTAATAGATCCAAATGAAAAACTACTCTACCTTCTTCAAGAAGGACGTCAGGGAGTTGAACTGGATAAAGTGTGGGCATTACAGTGGTCCGCAACTTTCAAAGGATCACCTGCTTTTAGAGAATTAATCGACGACTATCTGCAACATATTGAACAGCAGTTTATTCCCAATGGCAATCTGCGACTTGGTCAATATGTCATTTATACGGAAGCAGAGGTTAAAGATCTATTTGTCCATCAATATCAATATTTACCTATGTATCAACGTATTGAAAAAATTAAAAGGGTTTTATCGGCTCATTTAAAATCAAAATCGAAAATCATCATTCGTAAAACAGCTAAAAACTATGAAGATCAGATTGAGGATGCTCTCGACCAGATCATGGATCCTAAAGAGAGACATGAAACGGTCGTTCGATTGATGGATGAAAGAGATGAAGTGCTTGCCGACTTGCAACTACAGGTCAAAGTGATCGTTAAAAAATATATGGTTGGCATGCCAAAATTGGATGTATATCGGCATTACATAGAATGCATACGGTATGTATCGGGGATCGAGCATAAAGAGGTTGAGCGCGGCAGTATTCGGTGGATGTTGCAAGATACGTTGCAGCGGTTAGAGAAAAAACAGATAGAAATCGAAGATTCAGCCGCTTTGCTATATCTACAACAACATTTATATGGCGTTAAGCATGTACATATTAAAACGGTGGTGATTGATGAGGCACAGGATTTTAGTATTTTCCAACTGATCGTTTTAAAAGAAATTATTCATACGGAATTATTTACAATTCTCGGTGACTTATCACAAGGGATTCACTCATATCGATCATTGCATCACTGGGATGAAGTCATTAAGTATGTGTTCCCAAGAGCCAATTATCTGCAATTGGAACAAAGTTATCGAACGACGATAGAAATCATGCATTTTGCCAATGCGGTTATTTCATTGGGAAGATTACATGGGCAAGCACTAGCTACTTCAGTAGTGCGTCATGGTCCATTGCCAGAAGTACAATCATGTGTAGATATACGATCTTTAGTACATATGATCCAAGATGAAGTTGTGCGCATCCATGAGGAAGGAATGAAATCGATTGCTGTGATCGCTAAAACCCCAGATGAATGCCAAAAAGTGAAACGAGAATTTGAATGCATGGGGAATCTATCGACCATTGTATTAGGTGAAGATGAGGCGATGCAGCCAAACTGCATCGCCATCGTACCTGTACATATCGCAAAAGGTTTGGAGTTTGATGCGGTATTTATTGTGACTGTAGACGAGCAATTTGTAGCGAATGATATCGATAGTAAGCTGCTCTATGTGGCGTGCACCCGAGCCCTTCATCGATTATTTCTATTTCAATTAGGGAGTGGCGGGTATCCAACTGAAGATATCGATCGTTCCCTGTATCAGTAA
- the glmS gene encoding glutamine--fructose-6-phosphate transaminase (isomerizing) has translation MCGIMGYIGGRQAQDVLLNGLSKLEYRGYDSAGVAIATKTGLHVEKAVGRLQVLADRLTTSPIVGNVGIGHTRWATHGRPSDENAHPHTACGNEFAVVHNGIIENYLHLKEQLLASGHRFSSETDTEVVAHLLEAYDTGDLFSTVLRMIKEIRGAYSLVIVSEKEPGQIIAIRKHSPLVVGFGKGEQFLASDIPALLDYTREVHILEEEEIVVLTSEAIQCFDFMGQPKKMKPFTVTWDAQAAEKGGYDHYMVKEIYEQPKAVRDTLSGRVTEDSSRVVLSELGWTEKEIKQIDRIHIVACGTSYHAGLVGKAAIEKLAHIPVDVEVASEYRYRDPIMTKHTLILVISQSGETADTLAALRKAKENGHRVVAITNVVGSSVAREADHAIFTWAGPEISVASTKAYTTQLIALYVFAIYLGQSLQTVDSDVSAELVRELQTLPRKLDAVLETAPQIEEIAQVFATWDDAFFLGRGIDYFVALEGALKYKEISYIHAEAYPAGELKHGTLALIVENVPVIALVTQDVLYEKSLSNIKEVKARDAYVLGIAWAGDEEIGKSVDRVLYVPRTLPFFAPVMLIAPLQLLAYYASVARGNDVDKPRNLAKSVTVE, from the coding sequence ATGTGCGGAATTATGGGTTATATTGGTGGGAGACAAGCGCAAGATGTATTATTAAACGGACTAAGTAAATTAGAATATCGAGGATATGATTCAGCAGGTGTAGCTATTGCTACTAAAACTGGGTTACATGTAGAAAAAGCAGTAGGAAGATTGCAAGTACTTGCGGATCGTCTAACGACATCTCCTATTGTAGGCAATGTGGGTATTGGTCATACAAGATGGGCTACACATGGACGCCCTTCGGATGAAAATGCGCATCCACATACAGCATGTGGTAATGAATTTGCTGTTGTGCACAATGGAATTATTGAAAATTATCTACACCTAAAGGAGCAACTCTTAGCTTCTGGTCACCGCTTTTCTTCAGAAACGGACACAGAAGTGGTTGCTCATTTGCTTGAGGCTTATGACACTGGGGATCTATTTTCGACCGTTTTACGCATGATTAAGGAGATTCGTGGAGCGTATTCACTTGTGATCGTTTCGGAAAAAGAGCCCGGCCAAATTATTGCTATTCGCAAGCATTCACCTCTTGTTGTAGGTTTTGGCAAAGGAGAACAGTTTCTTGCTTCAGATATCCCTGCACTCCTCGATTACACTCGAGAGGTTCATATCTTAGAAGAAGAAGAGATCGTTGTTCTTACGTCGGAGGCTATCCAATGCTTTGATTTTATGGGCCAACCGAAAAAGATGAAGCCTTTTACCGTCACCTGGGATGCACAGGCTGCAGAAAAGGGTGGGTACGACCACTACATGGTAAAGGAAATCTATGAACAACCAAAGGCAGTGCGCGATACACTCAGTGGTCGAGTGACAGAAGATAGCTCTCGTGTCGTTCTTTCTGAACTTGGATGGACAGAAAAAGAGATCAAACAAATTGATCGCATTCATATTGTTGCGTGTGGCACATCGTATCATGCTGGACTTGTTGGGAAAGCAGCAATTGAGAAGCTCGCACATATTCCTGTGGATGTTGAAGTGGCTTCTGAATACCGCTATCGAGATCCGATCATGACTAAACACACATTAATTCTCGTGATCTCACAGTCTGGAGAAACTGCGGATACGTTAGCAGCCTTGCGTAAGGCAAAAGAAAATGGTCATCGTGTGGTGGCTATCACTAATGTAGTGGGTAGTTCTGTAGCACGCGAAGCTGATCATGCTATTTTTACATGGGCTGGCCCGGAAATTTCAGTGGCATCGACCAAAGCATATACTACGCAATTGATCGCACTCTATGTATTTGCGATCTACCTTGGGCAGTCGCTTCAAACTGTTGATTCTGATGTTTCTGCAGAGTTAGTTCGGGAGCTGCAGACATTACCTCGCAAACTAGACGCAGTGCTTGAGACTGCACCACAGATTGAGGAGATCGCGCAAGTATTTGCAACCTGGGATGATGCTTTTTTCTTGGGGCGTGGTATCGATTATTTTGTGGCGCTAGAGGGTGCGCTTAAGTATAAGGAGATTTCTTATATTCATGCGGAGGCCTATCCTGCAGGTGAATTAAAGCACGGGACTCTAGCGCTTATCGTAGAGAATGTGCCGGTCATTGCACTGGTAACTCAAGATGTTCTATATGAAAAGTCGCTTAGTAACATCAAAGAGGTAAAAGCTCGTGATGCCTATGTTCTAGGTATTGCCTGGGCTGGCGATGAGGAGATTGGCAAATCTGTTGATCGCGTATTGTATGTTCCGCGAACACTGCCCTTTTTTGCGCCTGTCATGTTAATCGCACCGCTCCAATTGCTCGCGTATTATGCGTCTGTTGCTCGTGGAAATGATGTGGATAAACCGCGCAACTTAGCCAAGAGTGTGACTGTTGAATAG
- the glmM gene encoding phosphoglucosamine mutase, with protein MARLFGTDGVRGVANRDLTPELVFQLGYAAARVLCENQNNSFFVVGKDTRYSGDLLESALISGVLSAGVDVVQLGVLPTPGVAYVTRSMGATAGVMISASHNPMQDNGIKFFGADGFKLLDAIEDMIELELGRIVPADRPIGDAVGRVRHHHHGLRDYMEFLKGTVRHPFTGLKIAVDAANGAAYAMAGEVLRSLGADVFLFHAEPDGANINVHCGSTHPHTIAKLVRETGADVGLAFDGDADRLIAVDEKGCVIDGDRIMLICAMDMERRGELKNHTVVTTVMSNYGFMKAARQLGLNVVKTAVGDRYVMEAMRDGEYVLGGEQSGHVIFLNHNTTGDGVLTALQLVDVMIATKRPLSELAAVMRSYPQVLVNVRVADKLAWRNHAPIVDAIARVEAQLGDDGRVLVRESGTESIVRVMVEGPSEDVVATYAESIVSIVKREFGV; from the coding sequence GTGGCGCGTTTGTTTGGTACAGATGGAGTTCGGGGAGTTGCTAACCGCGATTTAACTCCAGAATTGGTTTTTCAATTGGGGTATGCAGCTGCTCGTGTTTTATGTGAAAATCAAAATAATTCCTTTTTTGTAGTTGGTAAAGATACTCGTTATTCTGGTGATTTGCTCGAATCAGCGCTGATCTCAGGGGTTCTTAGCGCTGGAGTCGACGTTGTGCAATTAGGTGTTCTACCAACACCGGGGGTTGCTTACGTGACGAGGTCGATGGGAGCAACAGCAGGTGTGATGATTTCTGCCTCTCACAATCCCATGCAGGATAATGGCATTAAATTTTTCGGGGCTGATGGATTTAAATTACTTGATGCGATTGAAGATATGATTGAGTTAGAGCTAGGTCGCATTGTACCGGCTGATCGTCCCATTGGAGACGCAGTAGGACGTGTGCGCCATCACCACCATGGCTTGCGTGATTACATGGAATTTTTAAAAGGTACCGTAAGACATCCTTTCACAGGTTTGAAAATTGCTGTAGATGCAGCCAATGGTGCTGCTTACGCAATGGCAGGGGAGGTACTGCGCAGTCTAGGTGCTGATGTATTTTTGTTTCATGCAGAACCAGACGGTGCGAATATCAATGTCCATTGTGGGTCTACACATCCGCATACGATCGCGAAACTCGTTCGGGAAACAGGTGCTGATGTTGGACTGGCCTTTGATGGAGATGCAGATCGACTTATCGCTGTTGATGAAAAAGGCTGCGTAATTGATGGCGATCGGATTATGTTGATTTGTGCCATGGATATGGAACGACGAGGAGAACTGAAAAACCATACAGTTGTCACTACAGTGATGAGCAACTATGGATTTATGAAAGCCGCGCGGCAACTAGGTTTGAATGTCGTGAAAACGGCTGTTGGAGATCGCTATGTTATGGAAGCGATGCGCGATGGTGAATATGTGTTAGGTGGCGAACAGTCTGGCCATGTGATTTTTCTCAATCACAACACCACCGGAGATGGTGTGCTTACCGCTTTGCAATTAGTGGATGTCATGATTGCTACAAAGCGTCCGTTGAGCGAATTAGCAGCAGTGATGCGTTCTTATCCGCAAGTGCTTGTGAATGTGCGAGTGGCAGATAAGTTGGCGTGGCGCAATCATGCGCCTATTGTGGATGCCATTGCTCGGGTAGAGGCACAACTTGGAGATGATGGGCGCGTGTTGGTCCGTGAATCAGGCACCGAGTCTATCGTTCGCGTCATGGTAGAAGGGCCTAGTGAAGATGTCGTGGCGACCTATGCAGAATCGATTGTGTCGATTGTAAAGCGTGAGTTTGGCGTGTGA
- a CDS encoding YbbR-like domain-containing protein: protein MKRDRDLLQNNNFVRLISLVMGIALWVIVNSAPGGQSNGLATITQTLRNVQVTVVAPSDMVVVSEQPQSVNLSVSGSIIDVATVQAEASQIRVVANALTLGPGIHQVPVIMEHVPSSSVNYVPDTGFVTVDLQPKIGQSLKPKLTIVGQPATGLSLGQPIVSVSHVVVSGPNTLVHQVVAVTARVNVSGAQTNFTRIIPVFPVSADGRVIPGVVCNPSTVTVTIPIENPVHAVKLVATTVGTPSGNVVVSGISINPSQVQVQGTSSDVDALTSIALPPISVDHLTQTQTIQVAIPIPFVGAHLSTPTVNVTVTIAPKATVTLQGIPISLVGNAQGTAYTLEGQKTASITITGPADIVTSLTAADIEAYVDVSQVANGMKKSLPIQISLPMYTQTASIVPATVTVAAVKSSG, encoded by the coding sequence GTGAAACGCGATCGCGATTTACTGCAAAACAACAATTTTGTTCGTCTGATTTCGCTTGTTATGGGCATTGCATTGTGGGTGATTGTCAATTCAGCTCCAGGTGGTCAATCCAATGGTCTTGCCACCATCACTCAAACGCTACGCAATGTTCAGGTAACGGTAGTTGCACCGTCAGATATGGTTGTTGTGTCTGAGCAACCACAAAGCGTAAATTTGAGTGTGTCTGGGAGCATCATCGATGTGGCAACTGTACAAGCAGAAGCCTCACAAATTCGAGTGGTAGCTAATGCATTGACGCTTGGACCGGGGATTCACCAAGTTCCAGTGATCATGGAACATGTGCCATCTAGTTCAGTCAATTATGTACCAGATACAGGATTTGTTACAGTTGATTTGCAGCCGAAAATTGGCCAATCGTTGAAACCAAAACTAACGATCGTTGGTCAACCAGCAACAGGTCTTTCGTTAGGTCAACCGATCGTGTCTGTTTCTCATGTGGTTGTCAGTGGACCTAATACGTTAGTCCACCAGGTGGTAGCTGTAACGGCTCGTGTCAATGTTTCTGGTGCGCAAACTAACTTCACGCGTATTATTCCTGTGTTTCCTGTGTCAGCAGATGGACGAGTCATTCCAGGAGTGGTGTGCAACCCTTCAACTGTTACTGTTACCATTCCAATTGAAAACCCTGTTCACGCGGTGAAATTGGTGGCAACTACTGTAGGAACACCTTCGGGTAATGTGGTTGTTTCGGGTATTTCTATCAATCCTTCGCAAGTTCAGGTGCAGGGGACAAGCTCTGATGTAGATGCCCTCACAAGTATTGCATTGCCACCTATTTCTGTAGACCATCTTACACAGACGCAAACGATACAAGTGGCTATTCCTATCCCTTTTGTTGGGGCACATCTCAGTACACCGACAGTGAACGTAACAGTAACCATTGCTCCGAAAGCGACGGTTACTTTGCAAGGGATTCCAATATCCCTAGTGGGCAATGCACAGGGTACTGCATATACTTTAGAAGGTCAAAAAACCGCTAGTATAACGATTACCGGACCAGCAGACATTGTGACGTCGCTTACAGCTGCAGATATTGAGGCGTATGTAGATGTGAGTCAGGTGGCAAATGGCATGAAAAAATCGCTACCCATTCAAATTTCACTGCCTATGTATACTCAAACTGCGAGTATTGTACCTGCAACGGTAACTGTTGCGGCTGTAAAGAGTTCAGGATGA
- the cdaA gene encoding diadenylate cyclase CdaA — protein sequence MDQLMALLDKFTVFDVIDILIVSYVFYRGILLIRGTRAVQLLKGIIVLLIATGLSGIFHLQALNWLLDRVLEMGLFAVPVVFQPELRRALEQLGRSNLMNLSRRWQHVQEDPTRVIQETVNAAQVFAKNRIGALIVFERETGLNEYIETGIAIRGLISSELLINSFIPNTPLHDGAIIVRGDQVIAASCYLPLSDRSDLAKELGTRHRAAVGITEQSDALVVVVSEETGKISVAETGVLTRGLDEVTLANTLTNGLHRKRRNAGLRFFSRRVGSP from the coding sequence ATGGATCAATTGATGGCGCTGCTAGATAAGTTCACTGTCTTTGACGTGATCGACATATTAATTGTATCGTATGTTTTTTATCGAGGAATCCTGCTGATTCGCGGAACACGAGCAGTCCAATTGTTAAAAGGGATTATCGTGCTTCTGATTGCGACAGGGTTAAGTGGAATCTTCCATTTACAAGCACTCAATTGGTTACTCGACCGAGTGCTTGAGATGGGGCTATTTGCTGTACCTGTAGTATTTCAGCCAGAATTGCGAAGAGCGCTTGAACAACTAGGAAGATCAAACTTGATGAATTTGAGTCGACGTTGGCAACATGTACAAGAGGATCCTACACGCGTGATCCAAGAGACTGTAAACGCGGCACAGGTATTTGCAAAAAATAGAATTGGCGCGTTGATTGTCTTTGAACGGGAAACTGGACTCAATGAATACATTGAAACAGGTATTGCCATTCGTGGACTCATTAGTTCGGAGCTTTTGATCAATAGTTTTATTCCCAACACACCGTTGCACGATGGAGCGATCATCGTTCGCGGCGATCAAGTGATCGCTGCTTCTTGCTATTTGCCATTAAGTGACCGGTCGGATCTAGCAAAGGAATTAGGTACTCGTCATCGAGCGGCAGTAGGGATCACTGAACAATCTGATGCACTGGTTGTCGTTGTATCTGAGGAAACTGGAAAGATATCTGTTGCAGAAACGGGAGTATTGACGCGCGGGTTAGATGAAGTGACTTTAGCAAATACATTAACTAATGGGTTACATCGAAAGCGACGCAATGCAGGGTTGCGGTTTTTTTCAAGGAGAGTGGGGTCCCCGTGA
- a CDS encoding sigma-70 family RNA polymerase sigma factor → MERVKQETIQLAMTGDLHAFDTIVDGYRDALHHLAFNLLNHELEAEDAVQETFLRVFQHVSEYDNQFNFTTWVYRIATNVCIDRLRRRKFTSSLDASVSRSDGTVGHGWYECIPCNAPSPEEETIREEMCVEVREALLSLPQMYRTILILRYIQELSLREISEILSVPLTTVKTRIHRGRLAMQRSFLAGTS, encoded by the coding sequence ATGGAACGCGTGAAGCAAGAAACAATCCAATTAGCGATGACTGGCGATCTCCATGCATTTGATACCATTGTAGATGGATATAGAGATGCATTACACCATTTGGCATTTAATTTGCTAAACCATGAACTTGAGGCAGAAGATGCTGTCCAAGAGACGTTTTTGCGGGTATTTCAACATGTATCGGAATATGATAATCAGTTCAATTTCACGACATGGGTATATCGCATTGCTACAAATGTATGCATCGATCGATTGCGTAGACGAAAGTTTACAAGTTCTTTAGATGCATCTGTTTCTCGGAGTGATGGCACAGTAGGGCATGGGTGGTATGAGTGTATTCCTTGCAATGCGCCATCACCAGAAGAAGAAACTATTCGCGAAGAGATGTGTGTCGAGGTTCGCGAGGCATTACTTTCATTGCCGCAGATGTATAGAACGATTCTTATTTTACGTTATATCCAGGAATTATCATTACGTGAGATTAGCGAAATACTTTCTGTTCCACTTACGACTGTAAAGACGCGCATACATCGTGGACGGTTAGCGATGCAGCGTAGCTTTCTTGCAGGGACAAGCTAA